A window from Malacoplasma iowae encodes these proteins:
- a CDS encoding ribonucleotide-diphosphate reductase subunit beta — protein sequence MNDVKKNDDFKKIVDLDKEVQLKDIKIFLGEYNGFQRYDVYKHPFAKIIERSMRQAFWTPEEISMITDRENFKELPDHIKEVIINNLLFQTFMDSVQNRGLDSCMSAVVTSSEWEAVFKSQAYFELIHSLSYSHILREMFPSNATEIFDRIYKIPQIKNRTDKEIEAYSLIQAYIEGKVKLTDEEFKKKVLILLVHIFFLEGLKFYISFMVTYMINNAYQDAIPGVTKIIKLINFDEDMHVAVVGGLINILKKVPEEGFTHLFKEKWFEEETYKIVEFIVQDELKWGDYLLSFGPIPSLTKEVFKNFMEYYANDRLRRIGLEPLYKDCKKSDIVDWFNTYKDINKDNTAQQEATALNYNIGTMEMDYGDKDLEKLLKELFIREAR from the coding sequence ATGAATGACGTGAAAAAAAATGATGATTTTAAAAAAATAGTTGACCTTGATAAAGAAGTTCAACTTAAAGACATAAAGATATTTTTGGGTGAATATAATGGTTTCCAAAGATATGATGTTTACAAACACCCGTTTGCAAAAATCATAGAAAGATCAATGAGACAAGCTTTCTGAACACCTGAAGAAATTAGTATGATTACTGATAGAGAAAATTTTAAAGAATTACCAGATCATATTAAAGAAGTAATTATTAATAATTTATTATTTCAAACATTTATGGATAGTGTACAAAATAGAGGACTAGATAGTTGTATGTCAGCTGTTGTTACATCAAGTGAATGAGAAGCAGTATTTAAATCACAAGCTTATTTTGAATTAATCCACTCGCTTTCTTACTCTCATATTTTGAGAGAAATGTTTCCATCAAATGCAACTGAAATATTTGATAGAATTTACAAAATACCACAAATTAAAAACAGAACAGATAAAGAAATTGAAGCTTATTCATTAATTCAAGCTTATATAGAAGGTAAAGTTAAATTAACTGATGAAGAATTTAAGAAAAAAGTTTTAATACTTTTAGTTCACATTTTCTTTCTGGAAGGTTTAAAATTTTACATTTCTTTTATGGTAACTTATATGATTAATAATGCTTATCAAGATGCAATTCCTGGGGTTACAAAAATTATTAAATTAATTAACTTTGATGAAGATATGCATGTTGCTGTTGTTGGTGGTTTAATTAACATTTTAAAGAAAGTTCCAGAAGAAGGATTTACTCATTTATTTAAAGAAAAATGATTTGAAGAAGAAACATACAAAATTGTTGAATTTATTGTTCAAGATGAACTTAAATGAGGGGATTACTTATTAAGTTTTGGACCTATTCCATCACTAACTAAAGAAGTATTTAAAAACTTCATGGAATATTATGCAAATGATAGATTAAGAAGAATTGGTCTTGAACCATTATATAAAGATTGTAAAAAATCTGATATAGTTGATTGATTCAATACATATAAAGATATCAATAAAGATAACACAGCTCAACAAGAAGCTACAGCTTTAAACTACAACATAGGTACTATGGAAATGGACTATGGTGATAAAGACCTTGAAAAATTATTAAAAGAATTATTTATTAGAGAAGCGAGATAA
- a CDS encoding ABC transporter permease, producing MFDFAQLFDIALLFFAVLSLGSLSGFFSERAGIVNIGINGMMIFGALFYTIFGGLMNGGSLGNNLGGNAGNWTFFIAMILASLCTIVVGLLFGYSTIKLKADHIIAGTAINIFGAAIGMFLTNSLGKTLTGNDQLTNPYKEFWKIGDGFFFGSSLLIFFVVLALIVALYVVIKFTKFGLRFVSIGENPNAADSQGINVVKYQWIGIIIASMLAGLGGAIFMFTSTSFNGDVNGIGFLALAIMITGSWRIPLITIVSILFSLLVGFSKIGIQNVNSDVLKIIPYAASLVALVLFSKKIRGPKFAGQHFDKSRR from the coding sequence ATGTTTGATTTTGCACAATTGTTTGACATAGCATTATTATTTTTCGCTGTTTTATCACTAGGATCTTTATCAGGTTTTTTTAGTGAAAGAGCTGGAATTGTAAATATTGGAATTAATGGAATGATGATTTTTGGAGCATTATTCTACACAATATTTGGTGGATTAATGAATGGTGGATCATTGGGAAATAATCTTGGAGGGAATGCTGGTAATTGAACCTTCTTTATTGCAATGATATTAGCATCATTATGTACTATTGTTGTTGGGTTGCTTTTTGGTTATTCAACAATAAAATTAAAAGCTGATCATATTATCGCTGGTACTGCTATTAATATCTTTGGTGCAGCAATTGGAATGTTTTTAACTAATTCATTAGGTAAAACACTTACTGGAAATGATCAACTAACTAATCCATATAAAGAATTTTGAAAAATAGGAGATGGTTTCTTCTTTGGTTCATCATTATTAATATTCTTTGTAGTTTTAGCTTTAATAGTTGCTTTGTATGTTGTTATTAAATTTACTAAATTTGGTTTAAGATTTGTTTCTATTGGTGAAAATCCAAATGCTGCTGATTCACAAGGTATTAATGTAGTTAAATATCAATGAATTGGAATCATAATTGCCTCTATGTTGGCAGGTCTTGGTGGTGCAATATTTATGTTTACAAGTACTAGTTTTAATGGTGATGTAAACGGTATTGGTTTCTTAGCTTTAGCTATCATGATTACTGGTTCATGAAGAATACCACTTATTACTATTGTTTCTATATTATTTTCTTTATTAGTTGGATTCTCTAAAATCGGAATACAAAATGTTAACAGCGACGTCCTTAAAATAATTCCATATGCAGCATCTCTTGTTGCTCTTGTGTTATTTTCTAAAAAAATTAGAGGACCAAAATTTGCTGGGCAACATTTTGATAAATCTAGAAGATAA
- a CDS encoding ABC transporter permease produces MNSNFMINFKTYKDSFIYSKKNRANFKSILFVILFILISFLVSLIILSILQYDFVRAIKHIFTIPFNDSVSKDFAVQIATYGMASLAFLFAYKTGLFNIGVTGQMLGAGLAIVGVGVQVGENVGQGAVVLTLIIAILTGAFVSLISGALKVLFNIHEVVSGIMINWIIFFLSKYLMGSGGDLYNDGLISKEIPQGMSIYDPTVSSSFVGAIIIFFVCTALVWFVLKYTVFGKKIKSVGLSKDASIYSGYNAKLLQLSSFAISGAIAGLLAVIVYAGSGDRAIPFPQSDNLPQYGFDGIAISLISFSNPIALIPVSVFLSIIKTSSAAAPPFPNSFGDLLLGIIMYGVAIFVLVYRYKPIAWIKKKLGKNPKHKNNFFVNKYTDTHKEYLNSVEKLLSNRNIELFLKNKEIDKNTSLIEKIKKRKVNSIEVNKNYLAEKEKLDQSKITLFKSFKMNVQIENPENKVELTGGE; encoded by the coding sequence ATGAATAGTAATTTTATGATTAATTTCAAGACATATAAAGATAGCTTTATTTACTCTAAGAAAAATAGGGCAAACTTTAAGTCAATATTATTTGTAATTCTATTTATTTTAATCTCATTCCTTGTTTCTTTAATAATTCTTTCTATATTACAATATGATTTTGTTAGAGCGATAAAGCACATATTCACAATCCCTTTTAACGACTCTGTTTCTAAAGACTTTGCAGTACAAATAGCAACATATGGAATGGCATCCTTAGCATTCTTATTTGCATATAAAACCGGTTTATTTAATATTGGTGTTACAGGTCAAATGTTAGGAGCTGGTTTAGCAATTGTTGGTGTAGGAGTTCAAGTTGGAGAAAATGTTGGACAAGGTGCTGTTGTATTAACTTTAATTATTGCAATATTAACAGGTGCATTTGTTTCATTAATTTCTGGCGCTTTAAAAGTTTTATTTAATATCCACGAAGTTGTTAGTGGAATTATGATTAACTGAATTATATTCTTCTTATCTAAATATTTAATGGGTTCAGGTGGAGATTTATATAACGATGGTTTAATTTCTAAAGAAATTCCACAAGGTATGAGTATTTATGATCCAACAGTAAGTTCTAGTTTTGTTGGAGCTATAATAATATTCTTTGTTTGTACAGCATTAGTATGATTTGTTTTAAAATACACAGTTTTTGGTAAAAAAATTAAATCAGTTGGTTTATCAAAAGATGCAAGTATTTATTCTGGTTATAATGCGAAATTATTACAATTAAGTTCATTTGCAATATCTGGTGCAATTGCTGGGTTATTAGCTGTAATTGTATATGCTGGTTCTGGTGATAGAGCAATACCATTCCCACAATCAGATAACTTGCCACAATATGGATTTGATGGAATTGCAATTTCACTTATTTCATTTAGTAATCCAATAGCATTGATACCAGTATCAGTGTTCTTATCAATTATCAAAACAAGTAGTGCTGCTGCACCTCCATTCCCAAACTCATTTGGAGACTTACTATTAGGTATTATTATGTATGGTGTTGCTATCTTTGTATTAGTTTATAGATACAAACCAATTGCATGAATTAAAAAGAAATTGGGTAAAAATCCAAAACATAAAAACAATTTCTTTGTGAATAAATATACAGACACCCATAAAGAATATTTAAATAGTGTTGAGAAATTATTATCAAATAGAAATATTGAGTTGTTCTTAAAAAACAAAGAAATAGATAAGAATACTTCACTAATTGAAAAAATTAAGAAAAGAAAAGTTAATTCTATAGAAGTTAATAAAAACTATCTTGCAGAAAAAGAAAAACTTGATCAAAGTAAAATAACCTTGTTTAAATCATTCAAAATGAATGTTCAAATAGAAAATCCAGAAAACAAAGTTGAATTAACAGGAGGAGAATAA
- a CDS encoding ABC transporter ATP-binding protein: MNTENKKIAVKLENISKSFLDGKVKANQNINIDVLHNEVHALIGENGAGKSTLMSILFGIYEQDEGNIYINGEKVRFQSAKDAQRYKIGMVHQHFKLVDNYSVLQNVILGSEPVISKSFTFINKKQAIKKLNELIKKYNFNLNIYDKVQNLTVGQQQKVEILKLLYRDSDILIFDEPTAVLSDDEIKSFLDMIKDFKSSGKTIIIITHKLNEIKEVADNCTVIRHGKVVDKFLTKDTTIEKMAEAMVGRSLKNISNQSSINFENNETIVEIKNLPLALMSNPSVKFSKNKIISDLYAKIRISERINKIKEWWYKLLVGMKFDKFMYLKKPEELDFTLPTINLKIRAGEILAIAGVEGNGQSQLVEYVSGLRKSPENTIVYNNKDSSFKSIKWRYKFGGLSFVPEDRHKHGLFLDDSVMFNSVSNQMYDKSYNNYGFIATNSIKNHALNVINEFDVRGVGSIDDSVRGLSGGNQQKLIIGREINKNSKFIIFTQPTRGLDVGAIEYIHSRILQAKEEGKAILLVSYELDEILALADTIAVMSKNQIVGIGPRKEMTRNKIGLLMAHGGSKNTDQDNKEGVVS; encoded by the coding sequence GTGAATACAGAAAATAAAAAAATAGCAGTTAAATTAGAAAATATTAGCAAGTCATTTTTAGATGGAAAAGTAAAAGCTAACCAAAATATTAATATTGATGTTTTACATAATGAAGTTCATGCTCTAATTGGTGAAAATGGGGCTGGTAAATCTACACTAATGTCTATCTTGTTTGGTATATATGAACAGGACGAAGGAAACATATATATTAATGGCGAAAAGGTAAGATTCCAATCAGCTAAAGATGCTCAAAGGTACAAAATAGGTATGGTTCATCAACACTTTAAACTTGTTGATAATTATTCAGTGTTACAAAATGTAATACTTGGTAGTGAACCAGTTATTTCTAAATCATTTACTTTTATAAATAAAAAACAAGCAATTAAAAAATTGAATGAATTAATCAAAAAATATAATTTTAATTTAAATATTTATGATAAAGTTCAAAATTTAACAGTTGGACAACAACAAAAAGTTGAAATATTAAAACTATTATATAGAGATTCAGATATATTAATTTTTGATGAACCAACTGCAGTTCTTTCAGATGATGAAATTAAATCATTCTTAGACATGATTAAAGATTTCAAAAGTTCTGGAAAAACAATAATCATCATTACCCATAAACTAAATGAAATTAAAGAAGTTGCTGATAATTGTACAGTAATAAGACATGGTAAAGTTGTTGATAAATTTTTAACTAAAGATACAACCATTGAAAAAATGGCTGAAGCAATGGTTGGTAGAAGTTTAAAAAATATTTCTAATCAATCATCAATTAATTTTGAAAATAATGAAACAATAGTAGAAATAAAAAATCTACCTTTAGCATTGATGTCTAACCCATCTGTAAAATTCTCTAAAAATAAAATTATTAGTGATCTTTATGCAAAAATAAGAATTTCAGAAAGAATTAACAAAATAAAAGAATGATGATACAAATTATTGGTTGGTATGAAATTTGATAAATTCATGTATCTTAAAAAACCAGAAGAATTAGATTTCACATTACCAACAATAAATTTAAAAATTAGAGCTGGTGAGATATTGGCTATTGCTGGAGTTGAAGGTAATGGACAATCACAATTAGTTGAATATGTATCAGGATTAAGAAAGAGTCCTGAAAATACAATAGTCTATAACAATAAAGATTCAAGTTTTAAATCAATTAAATGAAGATACAAATTTGGTGGTTTATCTTTTGTACCAGAAGATAGACACAAACATGGTTTATTTTTGGATGATTCTGTAATGTTTAATTCAGTATCTAACCAAATGTATGATAAGAGTTATAACAATTATGGTTTTATTGCTACTAACTCAATAAAAAACCATGCATTAAATGTTATTAATGAATTTGACGTAAGAGGTGTTGGTTCTATAGATGATAGTGTTAGAGGTTTATCTGGTGGTAATCAACAAAAACTAATCATTGGAAGAGAAATTAACAAAAACTCAAAATTTATTATATTCACTCAACCAACAAGAGGTTTAGATGTTGGTGCTATTGAATATATTCATTCAAGAATCTTACAAGCAAAAGAAGAAGGAAAAGCTATATTACTTGTATCTTATGAATTAGATGAAATATTAGCACTAGCAGATACTATAGCTGTAATGAGTAAAAATCAAATTGTAGGAATTGGTCCTAGAAAAGAAATGACAAGAAATAAAATTGGTCTATTAATGGCACATGGTGGATCAAAAAATACAGATCAAGATAACAAAGAAGGAGTGGTGTCTTAA
- a CDS encoding BMP family ABC transporter substrate-binding protein produces MKKLMLKSSILITASVLPIATLASCSIQYYDYFAEIVVSDNTSVLADNSFSQTTYEGYKQFMAEEKVTIPKLNNNNGGTESGGKTSSGSSGNGTDNSNGTETYTKDVYTLPDADKVAQSTGLWRRPGATVAERVSTFKGSFVSGKDVMIVPGFNHEKSLKQIALDKDFSDKGFVWMDGVISEYKKDNGEPSYHNVSSFSFRAEQSAFLTGIAACVFLNINKDVFNGDGGLKVGGFVGLPLVSTLDFLAGFQAGVFAFNASLKNGVSSSQMNSAENGDDQKANPNNSNNGKNWEKVEFIDLGSNISNWATGSFGVGDGMQISRTLVNKGADMIMAIAGPQTLDVISVAETSSRPVAVLGVDSAQEEQNINKPFTTLGDKKLKNAKGEEINDPKFIQFSAIKKLDSATKQVLGAIFNKNDPNNAKYTGSSFVKGFGFQNIGSIDNDTVGVSNAGLPYLYKFSKDWFKNGTNTEKTNSEETIPNDLKLDPNIVKKNKEYEKLQKDRSVKYLNDSSGDNKYYSEGWTKLPNNTGEFIALPEQLSYAIGASHLDGSKWKLKLR; encoded by the coding sequence ATGAAAAAATTAATGCTTAAATCTTCTATTTTGATTACTGCAAGTGTGCTACCTATTGCCACTTTAGCAAGTTGTTCAATACAATATTATGATTACTTTGCTGAAATTGTAGTTTCAGACAATACTTCCGTGTTGGCAGACAACTCATTTAGTCAAACAACTTATGAAGGTTATAAACAATTTATGGCTGAAGAAAAAGTTACTATTCCTAAACTAAATAATAATAATGGTGGAACAGAAAGTGGTGGAAAAACTTCTAGCGGTTCATCAGGAAATGGAACTGATAATTCTAATGGAACAGAAACTTACACAAAAGATGTTTATACTTTGCCAGATGCAGATAAAGTTGCACAATCAACAGGTCTTTGAAGAAGACCGGGAGCAACTGTTGCTGAAAGAGTTTCTACATTTAAAGGATCTTTTGTTAGTGGTAAAGATGTAATGATTGTTCCAGGGTTTAACCATGAAAAATCTTTAAAACAAATTGCATTGGATAAAGACTTTAGTGATAAAGGTTTTGTATGAATGGATGGTGTTATTTCAGAATATAAAAAAGACAATGGTGAACCTAGTTATCACAATGTATCATCTTTTTCTTTTAGAGCTGAACAATCAGCATTCTTAACAGGAATTGCTGCATGTGTATTCTTAAATATAAATAAAGATGTTTTTAATGGTGATGGAGGATTAAAGGTTGGAGGATTTGTTGGTTTACCATTAGTTTCAACATTAGACTTTTTAGCAGGATTCCAAGCAGGTGTGTTTGCTTTTAATGCAAGTTTAAAAAATGGAGTTAGTTCTTCACAAATGAATAGTGCAGAAAATGGTGATGATCAAAAAGCAAACCCTAATAATAGTAATAATGGAAAAAACTGAGAAAAGGTAGAGTTTATAGATTTGGGTAGCAATATTAGCAACTGAGCAACTGGTTCATTTGGAGTTGGTGATGGTATGCAAATTTCAAGAACTTTAGTTAATAAAGGTGCTGATATGATAATGGCTATTGCAGGTCCGCAAACTTTAGATGTAATTTCTGTTGCTGAAACTTCTAGTAGGCCAGTAGCTGTGTTAGGTGTAGACTCTGCACAAGAAGAACAAAACATAAATAAACCTTTCACTACATTAGGAGACAAAAAATTAAAAAATGCGAAGGGTGAAGAAATTAATGACCCAAAATTTATTCAATTCTCTGCAATAAAAAAATTGGATAGTGCTACAAAACAAGTTCTTGGAGCAATTTTTAATAAGAATGATCCCAATAATGCAAAGTACACAGGTAGTTCTTTTGTAAAAGGTTTTGGTTTTCAAAATATTGGAAGTATAGATAATGACACTGTTGGTGTTTCAAATGCTGGATTACCATATCTATACAAATTCTCAAAAGATTGATTTAAGAATGGAACTAATACAGAAAAGACAAATTCAGAAGAAACAATTCCAAATGATTTAAAACTAGACCCAAACATAGTTAAAAAAAATAAAGAATATGAAAAACTTCAAAAAGACAGAAGTGTTAAGTACCTAAATGATTCCAGTGGAGATAATAAATACTATAGCGAAGGTTGAACTAAACTTCCTAATAATACTGGTGAATTTATTGCACTACCAGAACAATTATCATATGCAATCGGAGCATCACATCTAGATGGTTCTAAATGAAAATTAAAATTAAGATAG